TGGTTCGATCCCGGGTTTCGGCAGTGGATGGCAGCTTTTAATTACTTGTGTGCATAATTGTATTTGACGCCAATCGCGGCCCTCTACCCATGACCTGCTGTTCATACGTACATGTAAACCCCTACATTGTTGGTCAACAGAGCCAGACCACTTTCACACAGTTTGTAGAAATGCGCCAAGTAGGAATTACATAGGTGTACCTAATGTTTTTCATGAACAGATAACAAGCAAGAATTTAACTGTGTAAATCTTTTGTGGAAACACCAGTAATCAATTCAACCATGTCATCACAATATTGATAGTGaggtattttgtcaaaaatacagtgatattttattttccttatatTGCCCAGGCTTGATAGAAACCGTAACAGGGAGGCAGATAAACTATCAGCATGGAATTGCCTACATAAAATAAGAGAACAATCTAGTGTATGTGAAATTGAAACAACAAAGTCATCATCAAAGTCATCATCATATGTAACATATCGGCTGACATCAAGTACACACATGGTATAGTAAGCTGGCAAAGTGAGGACATTGATGCTGCTGATAGAGCTGCTGCAGACTCCTCACAATCATTATTACAGCACAAAGTCTGGCACCCACACACTGTAAGCCTGCTTAAAAGGACTGTATAAACGTCAAGGCCACTGCCTCTCATGAAATTAAATAACATCCCTGAATACATCAGTAAACTGGCTTTTCCTaatccagaaaaacaaaattatattcTCAAGTAGTTTGATGTTGAAGACATTAAGAAAATAAGGAAAGGATATATTTTGTTTCAACTTCCTCCTAAGATAAAATAGGTGAacttcaaaattttaaatgagatttatccagcaaacacatttttaaaattgagatTTAATTTTGATGCAAATAACTATGCTTTTTCTGAAagggaaattaaaaatgtggaaCATGTGATTAAAACTGTGATTCAGTGCAGTTCTTCTGGAGTGATATGCAGGGCTAGAGTCCAGGGTGATTGTGTTGTCACCTTTGACAGAAAAGACAGTGAAATTTGGTGTTGAAGTCAAGCATCCAGACTTTTCATGCATACATGTGACTAAACCCAGTCTGCACCAGTGGACGAGCGATTTAAAAGTCTCCAGGAAGTGATCTGTCATTAAATTTATACTCTATtacatttgtgttattgtgactTCTCAGGTTTCTGTGACACAAGGCGTGTCCAGCGCGTGACGTCAACCCTCGCGGACAGAGCTTGTTTTGGAGGAAGTGAACAGAGCTCGGTTAGCAGCTAGCACCTTAGCTTGACAAGAAAAGCAAGCGTCAACGGTAGCTGGGCGAAACAGACCATTGTACAAAACCCCTTCTGTTAACACGAAGGGAGAGATACATCGGCAGTGGCAGTGTCGATTTTGATAAGCAGAGTTAGCTGCGAGGCTAGCTGCTAGAGATTATTTAGCTGTCGACGCTGTAAACGTGTTGTTTTCCAGCGGCAGACGTTTATAGGAgctgttagcctgttagctaGCCTGCGCGTTAGCTAACGCTTCAAACCGAGGCAGAAGAAGTCCACTTCTCACATTTATACCGCAGGATCATCGCACAGGTAGGTTTCTAATGACTATTGTTGTTAGTCTTACAAATGGTGTATATTAACGATATGGCTGTCGTTAATTAAGCTTCCCCTTTAATTAAGAAACCTTGCTTAGCTAACTAAACGTTAGCTTAAATTAAGAAGTGTCACTTATGTGGTAATTGTCAGTTGACACTGTATGTAAAACGTCTAGCTTTAGccgtttttaaagtttttattaataataatgatcccCAACCGTTAACAACCTTACTCTTCTTATTTTTTGCGTTTTCTTACCTAGCTATCTAACATTAGATGTTCAGCTGTAGTGCTTACTCTACCTTGCTAACCCTTTGCAAGTGTATTTGATGTCTTTATGCTTGTTAGGTAACACGATGACAGGTCTCTCTGCGCCAGTTTATGAAGTGGAAATATTTCCAACCAGATAGATTGACAGATTGGTCATAACTGCGGATTATACCAGTGTGTCTATTGTATGAAACCGCAGAATCTGCTGTGCTAATCATGCTTGCCAAGTCATGGTTCCGTTAGTCCTGTGTTTTAAAACCATGTGATCAGTccctgacacagtgtcatgggGTGCAGATTATGAGAGCCGCACCGATAGCTCTATGCTAGTTTTGGCTCATAATTGTACTGATGTGAATTCAAACCGTGGGTTCTCGTACACATTAGTGGCTTTATATGTTAAATGGTATGTGTAAGAAACATATAGTTGCttatcatttttatcaataGTGCTTTCTCTGAGGTCTAACCTGAGTGAAATTATTTAAAGCCCATAGGTGATAGAGTTTGGACTTTGGTCATTACAGCTGTTTGAGGTGGTTTGTTATTACAAAGTGCTCTCGGTCAAAGTCAGAAATGCTTAGTGATGTCTTGAGCACGGGCAAATATGAGAATGTCCGTGGATATATGTACAGTCTGTACTTTCAGTTGATCCAAAtctatttaacaaaaatatggctgaaatttcagatgttttcattaatgaaaaagacaaatttctGCATGACATCTtgtaaaaacacatggaaaagtGAGGAGATTAAAGATGTTGATTGGGGTTCTTTCATCCAGGAATTAGTCAGAATTTAACAAATCATATGTTGaagctgtttatttttagtatttctaAAATCTGTTTCAGGATTGGATAAAGTACCTGAATGCCTTACTTGACTACTTACCAAAAGTACATGAACTGGCTGGTCTGAGCTGAAGTTGGTATGTTGGTAATGACAGAAGTGCATACCTACCTGTTGGCTAGGACGGGAACGCTGCTCTCAGTTTGGAAGTCATCattgtacagtacagtatagaTATGAAATGATTAATACAATTAATGACTCCCATCTGTATAAGTAACTGGGCATGTGTCCCATTTTTGCTTTCAATTGCAATTTAAAGCTTTATAAAGGTACACAAATTTTACCTGGGGAATGACACCACATTGTTTTTAATGGATTGCCAGCagtataaataacaaaaaatcagTGTAACAAAACAACCAACTGTGATGTGACACAAATAGTATATGTCATCTCCGCTCAACAGCCACAGCACTTCATTGTTCAACATGTtttggtgaagaaaaaaaatagcagaatgtttgtttatttaattgtttttgtgtctcttgttaCAACGCTGTGCAGCATAGTGTTTTACCACaatcactgtatttttctttgttgatgtGGTGAAGGAAACAGAAGTATTGGAGATACTGCACTCGGCCTGATTCCTAGAACTGGTCCATTTCTTTGGAATGTATTTCTAGACGCACACGGCCCTGATCATCTTTCAGTTATCCCTGTTGGCCCATATCAAAAGGGGCATCACTAGTGCATGGCTCTATTTATCTTGTGTTGCTCTGCTTGTTTTAGGAGTTTTCTTCTCCcctctaatctttttttttgtctttccagCTGTGGCACAATGACTTCAAGGAAGAAAGTACTACTCAAAGTCATCATCCTTGGAGACTCTGGGTGAGTGATGTTGAGCCATTGCCTTTAAGTTAAAGGGGTGGGGAACATTAAGGAGCAATGTCTGATATTtaattgtaaagaaaacataattgtgCTATTTAATCTAATCTTATGATAATGTGCTCATTCTGATTCAGCAAAAAGGAACTTAATACCAGTGATCAGTTGAtcacaatgatttttttctgttttgtttctgcccATCGTGTTGTCTAAATGTTGTCCTGTGATTACATTGTTCCTCCTAGAGTTGGGAAGACCTCGTTGATGAACCAGTATGTGAATAAGAAGTTCAGTAACCAGTACAAAGCCACAATAGGTGCTGATTTCCTGACGAAAGAAGTCATGGTGGATGACAGACTTGTCACAATGCAGGTACTGAGGAAATTATGTAAGAGTGCCACACCAGCTTATCTGTCATTGAGACattattctcctttttttaacccCCCACACTTTCtgttacatttctgtaaaagcAATTTATATATCCATTAAGGAAACACATTCAGGCTTTAACTTTAGATGTATATTGTCAAAACACCAATCAATAAAACAGTAGTATTTGATACACTGTAAAGAtgaattatgaatatttttgaaaggattttatttattcttaaatttTGGGATAATCTAATTACATTTGCAGACTTGTCTCTCGTCTCTTGAGGATGGCAAGTCTGTGATGCATTTACATCCACGATATTCACTTCCTAATGTAAATGCTTGGTTAGGAGTTTGTAGGTTAAAATTAGAATTAGGTTTAACTTGATTACCATGTCTGAATATCTGCtcagtttgccttttttttaatttgggattTATTTCCCTCCAGTGTTGTTATTCTAAAAATGCATGACAGAGACAGTATAAACAGAAtacaaagcagcattttttctacatgcaaACAGCAATGCGGCTTATGATGCAGGTTTAATAAAGAATTTTAAAAGGCAAACAACACCACTCTGTCGATGGTAAACACAGACACCAATTAAGTCCCTTAATTTTCTTAGAAGTTAATTGTATGGTACCACaaataacttaaataacttCAGACTTCACTCTGGCTTCCAAACTAATAGTGCTAAGTAGTCAGGCAGATCTGGTTAATGTGACCCATGTAAACACTGCTGTCCAACTATTACCTTAATCTCTTTATTCACAGTAATCTgattattttgtgcatgtaaacacagcatgTCTTCTTTAATGCATGCAGATTTGGGACACAGCAGGTCAGGAGAGGTTCCAGTCTTTAGGTGTAGCATTCTACCGTGGAGCAGACTGCTGCGTCCTGGTGTTTGACGTGACAGCGCCCAACACTTTCAAGACTCTGGACAGCTGGAGAGATGAGTTCTTGATCCAGGCCAGCCCTCGGGACCCGGAGAATTTCCCCTTTGTGGTGCTGGGCAACAAGATCGACTTGGAGAACAGACAGGTGGGTCCAGATAATCACATTTATGTTTGCGAGGGCTGATGTTATTTGCaccactttgttgtttttttcaaggaaatgtACAGTTGTGGTTTGTAATTTTTGAGATCCTAAAATTTTGTCTATTAAAGATTAAGGGAGGGGCTCTATGCAAAATTCAGAGTATATGAGTTGTCTGGACAttgttctcaacatggaggtggctgggctggcagctaatggtgctaactcaCTAAACAgtgttaaacaacagcaacagtgctgacagagctaacagtgtttCACTGGGGGAAGTACAGGAATGGTACTACGCTTCCAAGACACTGCCGTCCAAATACCAGCATTAACCATCATATGGACATAGTGAAAAGCAGTGCCACTGAGCTAGCTAGTGGGATACAAACATGCATTAACATACACAGGCAGCCAGATCAGTTTGCTGCAACAAACCatagagaagctcagattacaacacacaggGGGAGTgcgacttcattctctgctcaggacgccattactcccCTATACACAATAAATAggggtttgctgctatattaaagCTCTAAGTGtcacatacagaacctttaaaaataactggGATTAAACAGTCACTCTTGTGTATGATGTTTCTTAGTATAACATCAGCTCCTTTGTGTTACAGGTATCAACCAAGCGAGCGCAGGCTTGGTGTCAAAGCAAGAACAACATCCCATATTTCGAAACCAGCGCCAAGGAAGCGATCAATGTGGAGCAGGCCTTCCAGACTATTGCACGCAATGCCCTAAAACAGGTAAGGAAGGCCAGCAAGAAACCATATTTAATGCTGAGATGTAACACAGGCTGTCAGTAGGTCCTTAAGATgtctaaaattaaattaaattaaattaaataaatattaggcCTCAAAGGTCATTAAATGGGCTCAATATAGAAAttgtgaggtcttaattgccacaaaTATAAAATTCCTATATTGTACAAATCTGatttccatgtattttttattatagagCGCAtataggtgctatataaatactgtgaaagaaTCAAAACCCTGAATTCACAGAGAAATGCGGCCAACCCACATTCAGAAACAGTTGCTTTGACAAGCCACCAGAACTTCCTTGAAgttttgttgtcaaaaatacatGATTTAAAGGTACATAGTGCCGCTACAATGCCTTTACAGTCATTTGCAGAATGCAGCGACGGTGCAAAGACGACAAGCGCagatcatggatgtattaagaaaacctggatacagcatggagGCTGAACCCCGTTCactcctatgagagctgctcagtggtgcataaAGCAAAAAGCGCTCTGTTTCTGCAGTATGACAGTATCTGGATCTGTCGCATTActgggcccatagagcatgcgcaATAGAGACTTCCACCACCAGTTAGCTTGAATTGTGATGAGATAATTGAATCTcgcagctcttttagactttccaaatgtaattaaactaaatggattaaatcttgatagtgaaatgagtcgtTTCATAGAGGTTTTGACGTGCACAAAAATTtctccactgatttacagacgtctctttcccgAAGTAAGTCAATGGGGAGAAGTCTTTCTTGGCCTCACGGCCACACACAGACCAAGgcggtgtaattccacttttggccaagCCCCCACTTGGCGTAGATgtgaaaaccccaaaaacactTATCAATCAGAGGAGACTGGGCTTTTTCGGGATGGggccttaaagagacaggcagacagtATGACGAAAGTGATGTGaattttaggcttttttaaaattaaagcatttaaacatggtCTAGTAGAAACCCTAAATAATACAAGTATAAAGTATGAAGCatgaagtaaaagtatgaacctgaaaatgagcagaatatgAGATCTTCAGTTTTTCTATCTAATTTCTGTTTGTCAAAAGGAGTCAagcttttctgcatcaaaatccacatttctgatgCTACAAATCCTCAAAGCCATTGCTCAcaatactgtctttttactttaaccTGCTACCTACCTGCTGGCAAGACATAGATTAATctaactcactctaataaccatattcctTCATAAAAGCTCTACCACTTCATGGGACCATATACAGTACTTTCCTTTATACTGACCTGTAATGCTTATATAGGAAAAAGATCATATAtccaaaaatcagtcttaaagTTGGCTTGTAaggttttaaaaagcattaattttaagtgtctgatacctgtagacactaTCATTTTTCAGCACCTGCTTCTGTGAAGACGTAATTATATTGTCTGATTTCAGGAGACCGAAGTGGAGCTGTACAATGAGTTCCCTGAGCCGATAAAGCTGGACAGGAACGAGCGAGCCAAGCCGTCAGCAGAGACCTGCAGCTGCTGAGGACTCTGAAGATCTTCGAGGGGTCGTCGGTGCCCTCACTACCCTGTCTTGCCTTGTCTATATATCCCTTTTCCCATGGCCCACTGTGTTAATCCCCGATGCCCAACATACAAGCAGCATCTCACTCATTGAGTATActactacacacacaaacatgctgcaCTCACCTCCTTATgtatacaaaacacacattttctataaaaatatgAGTCTCCTAGCCCAAAGAACACCTTAAGGAAACATTATGGAATTTACTTGTACGATGCTTATTACTTCCCAGTGTTTCTCTATGTACTTTTTCATTGCGGTGGTGGTTCGGGCTAACCTCATTATCAGTTCCATATACATCGCTGCTTTGACACCCAATTTTGGTTCTAACTGCTTTTATTTGTATACTTTAAGCGGTAAATCGAAGCATTATCTCTACATGTTTGTGTTGATAAGTAAAGTTAGTAaactaatgtttttgttttgttttttttaaatcaaagtttcTTAAGCGGTGGTGGTTTTCTTACTTTCACGGCCCGCCACTGCTGCATGAATAGGGGAAACACTGCTCCCCAGATTTTACTCATTTGTGTTGTggtttaaaattaatttcactcAAAAAACAATTGTTACCATGATTTTACTTTACCTCATGcaatcttaaaaacaaaagaagtagAAACCCAAAGTAGTGAAGGATCAGAATGTGTGAAGGTGCATGTGGGTCACATTAAAATGCTGCCTGCAGAATTGAAAATCCAGTTCCATGACGAGTTCATCAGACTAGTacgcattttttgtttttttttcctttttgcactTTGCCATCATCTACAATTACTGAAGACATGTTCACACATCTCATTTAGGAGCCACAGTAAATGCAATTGTAGCTCAGGTTGAGGACATCGTGTGAATCCAGACTTGGCTCCTTGATGTAAGCGCGGTCCCTAACACACTATATGCTGTGAAATTAAGGTTCATCTCATAATCAGTCACTCGTGGAACTACATTTGACGTGAGAATGAACCAAATCGAGACAGCATGGAGGGGAGAGATTTTTCTCAAGTATAAATATCACTCATAGCTGAGTACTATTAGCTAGTACGTTTCTTTTTACTTTCGACTATTGCATTACTTTGTATATTTGCAAACCTCTCAATCATTGTATGGGGAAGACAAAAAGTTGTGTTGTAAATCTCCATATCCGACTCTGCCAGTTGCTCATGTTGGCAAACAATTTAAGTGCTTGACATTTCTTTTAACCGATCAGATCTTTAACTGTCTGTTCGTATTATGTTTAAACTTTGAAATGCATTATAGATTACAAAATAGCATACATACTGTAactttgaaagaagaaaaaaatgtggggggggggggggtattggcattcatcattattatattattaatatgatAAATGCATAGCATCTACATTGTTTCAAAATGTCTTTGCGTTTCGAGTAATAAGGGTAATAAAAATCTTGAATAAAGCATGCAGTggttatttcaaacatttattggGAACATTTTGGTAGGAAATAGTATCTGTGTggcatttttttatacatttaaaacagttaaaaactaaGCTAAATCATAAGTTTTTCTCACACTTGTTAATATACAGTGGTAAACTGGCCTATGGTCTTTTAAATACTGCAGAGTTTTCAGTCCTGGTTCATTTCTTCATGTGGTTCTTGGTTTCTTCTTGGCTCCCTGAAGCCACTGCTGAAGTGCCCCTGGAGACTTTCTCTGAGCCTTGGCTTTGCTTTCGTCGTCTTCTTTGCTCTCACATGCGTTGGGCTTCTTCCTCTTTGAAGGTGCACTGTTTGTCAGCCAGCTCATCATCATCTTACTGCTGCCTGTGGGCTTGGGCTCCTAGAGGTCAAGGGTCAGATTTGTCAGCTTGAAGCgatattttactgattttcaacCAACTCTGTATCAAAACTGTGAGGGCGGTATGTGTAGATTAACTGTTGTAAACTCTAACCAGTGCCTGGTTATCCTTCCTCCCATCACAGCGAAACTCCTCCAAGTGACATAATGTATGTCACTCGCAGAGATTCACTAgctcttggggctgttgcttgaactaaAGACTGTACTTCCCCATTTTAGTGTTGCCCGCCAACCGCTTCCAACCCCGCTGCCACCACCACGTACTCAAAGAGTATTCAGCCAATCAAGAGCAAACACCcgcccctctctctgcctctcaaaCTCAGGCTAAAATCAGATCAAGCGATAACACTATGCAGTGCGGATGGAATAGAAACCAAGATTCAGTCACTGATTTGCCTTTTTCTCGCCTTATGTTAGGCACTGCGTTTTTCTTGCCTAAAgtcttttcagaaacatatttttaacactCTGTTACACCGTAATAGCAAAGGTTTGTGAAGAGGAAATGGGCACCTCACTGCTTCTCACAGCCAGACAAACCTGAGatcaaacaggaaaaataagcagcgctgatcgaatataaaccaagattcagTCACTGagttgcctatttctcgcctcaaatgttttcagaaacatattttagcttactgtcTGACTGGAATATGAGATCTGGTCAGCTGCCAGTTGTTTCACATGGACCATATCACAAAATGTCAGACACATAGCATCCTgatagttgtaggttttctacctcttgagaaaaagcaccttttttctctgttttctctggtcatgtagtaccaatttcaaaaggtatttgtgtctttctactgcactgacagcctagttttatgtgagggcctTCTTAATATCGGTGGCATACTTGTTTAAATCTCTCTACATgcaaattgctattttttttccccaaccaCAGTGAGTAAAACACCAGAGTAATTTTGATACCTTTTTGCTGTTAAGATCCACCGGCTGAAGACACTCTGGAGAGTTGTTGCGAGAGTTGTTTACTAGTGAAGAGACGGGATGAAAAGTCAAAGTGTTTTTAGACTGGAGCAGCTTCAAGGCATCTAGAGACTTCACCTCCCCAAAATCCAGCCATCTTCTCACTTCCTCGGCTCCATCCAGAATCGCTGGCATcctaaaacacaaccacatggtGATTTAGAAAACTGTACAGACCCAGGTGAAGAAAGAGTGTTTTCCCCATTAATGGCCCTTTACCTGTCATGGATGCTTTCCAGATTTGGGGAGGCTTTCACAGTGATTACACTGTACGTGTAATGAGGTTCTCCACCACCTGGAGGTGTCCAGCAGTCAAACAGTCCAGCCATAGTCAGCAACTTCCATCCAGTCCACTCACCTTCTCCACCCTGACGGACACACAGCGTGGAGCAGAGGGGCATGTCAATAGTGTTTATTAAATTGTGAAAGTTAGCAGATTATATGAAAAAATGTGGTAGATTTTGTTGGcatggttgtattttgtttcaCACTGCCTGGCACCAGCATCAAAACCAAATCCTGAAGCACCTGGTggacacatgcacatttttgcTTTGGCTCCTCTCCCATACAGGATATTTTCAGCCATAGTTAATATCCGCCACAGCTGCATTCTCTCTACTTTTGTTCTGGATGAAAGCAATTGTGCATGGTGCTTATACTGCTTTAGAGAACCCAATATGAACCTCTGTCAAGTCAGGGGAGGCCTCCTCTGGAGGGCACGCTGTCTCTGAGTTGTCCTTATTGCGAGCTGAGGTCGTGGGGTCATCCGGATCCTCTGTTTTCTCCTGGCTGGTTCCCTGAGTCTGAGGGAAGTATATGAAGAAAGGCtgcttgtgtttttcctgcCTCTTCCACTCATAAAATCCATCAGCGAGGATGACGCAGCGCTGCCCTTTTATCAGGGGGTCCTTTGGGGGGAGATGACAAAGTGATCAGACACTTTGGTGTGCAAACGCGCATCACAGAAACATAAACCAAGGAAGGACGATTAGCTAAGTGGAGCTCAAAACTGTATGTACCTTGTATGACTTCTTCTCCAAGATGTTCTCACTGCGGCAGTTGCTGGTGTTGTAATGCATCTTGCTGGGGTCTTTCTCCCTGAACCAGGCAGGTACCAGGCCCCAACGCATGGAGGCCAACACGCACTCATCAACAGGGGCATCCTAAAGAGACACAAGGAGTGAACACCTTGATTACTTTTATTGGCTTACAAGGTTCAACACTGTTCGGACTGTGGCATAACACATTTATATAAGAGATTATAAATCTGAGGTTGATTCTTTTAGCTCCTATTTGTAGTGTTGCATGGGATTTCACTgtaaatctgacatttttttaaaaacagactagctctattttgatactgttttatgcactctgacatgCTATTCatactaaaagtgcaaaatCCCAGTGTGATTcaccttattttattgtgacgTAGCAAATGTTTTGGGGGTTGGGGTGGGGGAGCAAACGGCAGCCTATCAGGTGCCACATTTGGCCCGCGGACCTTAACTTGACTATCACTGCTGTAAACGGTTATGCGTAATAAAATGTGCCTGTTGACGTTATAAagcaacattttgacaaaatccCAACCTATCACGTTAACCTGTTTCTGGGGTCCTTACCTTATCAAAGTGTCTCTGCGACAGCAGGACGGGGCTCGTGGACTGTGGGGTCTTGTTGTAGGAGGGTCGGTATTTGTCCGCATCTCCATCCCTCCAGCGGGGCTGCCTCCGCTGCCCGCCTCGGTTTCTGTACGAGCAGGCTCGGCTCACCTCGTCAGGAGCAAGAGTGCACGCAGTTCTTCCACACATTTTACGGTGAAAACGGAAACTTTTCAGCCACCTGAGAAAGAAGTTTAGCACACGTTAAGCTAATGCTGTGTAAGTTATCCGGTGTTAGCACAGTAGCTAGTTATGAAATAAGACACTCCTGTGTCA
This DNA window, taken from Plectropomus leopardus isolate mb chromosome 2, YSFRI_Pleo_2.0, whole genome shotgun sequence, encodes the following:
- the hmces gene encoding abasic site processing protein HMCES, with the protein product MCGRTACTLAPDEVSRACSYRNRGGQRRQPRWRDGDADKYRPSYNKTPQSTSPVLLSQRHFDKDAPVDECVLASMRWGLVPAWFREKDPSKMHYNTSNCRSENILEKKSYKDPLIKGQRCVILADGFYEWKRQEKHKQPFFIYFPQTQGTSQEKTEDPDDPTTSARNKDNSETACPPEEASPDLTEGGEGEWTGWKLLTMAGLFDCWTPPGGGEPHYTYSVITVKASPNLESIHDRMPAILDGAEEVRRWLDFGEVKSLDALKLLQSKNTLTFHPVSSLVNNSRNNSPECLQPVDLNSKKEPKPTGSSKMMMSWLTNSAPSKRKKPNACESKEDDESKAKAQRKSPGALQQWLQGAKKKPRTT
- the LOC121955052 gene encoding ras-related protein rab7, producing MTSRKKVLLKVIILGDSGVGKTSLMNQYVNKKFSNQYKATIGADFLTKEVMVDDRLVTMQIWDTAGQERFQSLGVAFYRGADCCVLVFDVTAPNTFKTLDSWRDEFLIQASPRDPENFPFVVLGNKIDLENRQVSTKRAQAWCQSKNNIPYFETSAKEAINVEQAFQTIARNALKQETEVELYNEFPEPIKLDRNERAKPSAETCSC